The following are from one region of the Corylus avellana chromosome ca1, CavTom2PMs-1.0 genome:
- the LOC132161741 gene encoding uncharacterized protein LOC132161741, producing the protein MPRIGGLSGFSCFNKFSSRGTTNSRISQAKRSLLVCESKSSNNISFCLRTRATQGKTSQVPKSFLVQILGEQRVTKFVIQEIINSTMSDFVKKENLNVKDQKINTIQTAEELKSLFTPGKDFGFNATIELENSEIETSS; encoded by the exons ATGCCCAGAATTGGAGGTCTTTCTGGATTTTCCT GTTTTAACAAATTTAGCTCGCGAGGCACCACCAATTCCAGGATTTCGCAGGCAAAAAGGAG CCTATTAGTTTGTGAGTCCAAGAGTTCTAACAATATTTCATTTTGCTTGCGCACCCGTGCTACTCAAGGAAAAACATCCCAG GTCCCAAAGAGCTTCCTCGTACAGATTCTTGGTGAGCAGCGTGTCACCAAGTTTGTGATACAAGAAATTATCAACTCAACCATGTCTGATTTTGTAAAGAAG GAAAATCTGAATGTGAAGGACCAGAAAATCAACACAATCCAGACTGCAGAGGAACTTAAGTCCTTGTTTACTCCTGGAAAAGATTTCGGATTTAATGCCACAATCGAACTTGAAAATTCAGAAATTGAGACATCAAGTTGA
- the LOC132167976 gene encoding uncharacterized protein LOC132167976 isoform X1, whose product MASMTMTFRTIPSGFQQHLRSSRQISITSCHSGALTCRSSTCIEFRNIQQYLCRRLAFPSSSHRRGLISASSSGLEASITDKKGNAITLKNAKIVIESQDENKIQVRVELTGDETQKVFDQVLTNLAREAPPIPGFRRQKGGKTSQASGF is encoded by the exons ATGGCTTCGATGACGATGACGTTCAGAACTATTCCTTCAGGATTTCAACAACATCTCCGTTCTTCCAGA CAAATTTCCATAACAAGCTGCCACAGTGGTGCTCTAACATGTCGAAGCTCCACATGCATCGAGTTCCGTAATATTCAGCAGTATCTGTGTAGGAG GCTAGCATTTCCTAGTAGTTCCCATAGGAGAGGTCTAATATCTGCATCTAGTTCAG GTTTAGAGGCATCTATTACTGATAAGAAGGGCAATGCTATAACATTGAAAAATGCGAAGATAGTCATCGAGTCTCAAGATGAAAATAAGATACAA GTAAGAGTGGAGTTGACTGGGGATGAGACGCAAAAAGTATTTGATCAGGTTTTAACAAATTTAGCTCGCGAGGCACCACCAATTCCAGGATTTCGCAGGCAAAAAGGAG GAAAAACATCCCAGGCAAGTGGCTTCTGA
- the LOC132167976 gene encoding uncharacterized protein LOC132167976 isoform X2 — MASMTMTFRTIPSGFQQHLRSSRQISITSCHSGALTCRSSTCIEFRNIQQYLCRRLAFPSSSHRRGLISASSSGLEASITDKKGNAITLKNAKIVIESQDENKIQVRVELTGDETQKVFDQVLTNLAREAPPIPGFRRQKGAY, encoded by the exons ATGGCTTCGATGACGATGACGTTCAGAACTATTCCTTCAGGATTTCAACAACATCTCCGTTCTTCCAGA CAAATTTCCATAACAAGCTGCCACAGTGGTGCTCTAACATGTCGAAGCTCCACATGCATCGAGTTCCGTAATATTCAGCAGTATCTGTGTAGGAG GCTAGCATTTCCTAGTAGTTCCCATAGGAGAGGTCTAATATCTGCATCTAGTTCAG GTTTAGAGGCATCTATTACTGATAAGAAGGGCAATGCTATAACATTGAAAAATGCGAAGATAGTCATCGAGTCTCAAGATGAAAATAAGATACAA GTAAGAGTGGAGTTGACTGGGGATGAGACGCAAAAAGTATTTGATCAGGTTTTAACAAATTTAGCTCGCGAGGCACCACCAATTCCAGGATTTCGCAGGCAAAAAGGAG CCTATTAG
- the LOC132161837 gene encoding uncharacterized protein LOC132161837, producing MEIAVKTHFLGLNPKIILNHKKPVHGFTPKLTGRSSCFSRHLRFDAPEFLAGRSREYLPAVSAILSPVAEDVGVSSSLFDEFSISRTSTSEAGELMVSVEVFGIRTQAIFDIVFDKMVAAAQPIRGFRRVKGGKTPDIPRDILLEVLGPSKVYKQVIMEVINSTIAEYVEKEGLKVGKDLRVEQRLNRPLF from the exons aTGGAAATAGCCGTTAAAACCCACTTCTTGGGTTTAAATCCAAAG ATAATATTAAATCACAAGAAACCCGTACATGGCTTTACTCCAAAGCTTACCGGTAGAAGCTCTTGTTTTTCACGTCATTTGAGATTTGATGCTCCAGAATTTCTCGCAGG GAGAAGCCGTGAATATCTTCCTGCTGTCTCTGCTATATTATCACCAG TCGCAGAAGATGTTGGAGTTTCTTCGTCTCTGTTTGATGAGTTCTCTATCTCTCGTACAAGTACCAGTGAGGCTGGAGAACTAATG GTTAGCGTTGAGGTCTTTGGCATCAGAACTCAAGCGATTTTCGACATTGTTTTTGACAAAATGGTTGCTGCAGCCCAGCCGATCCGTGGCTTTCGAAGAGTGAAAGGAG GAAAAACACCGGAT ATACCAAGAGACATTCTCTTAGAAGTCCTTGGACCTTCTAAAGTTTACAAGCAAGTAATCATGGAAGTAATCAACTCTACCATAGCTGAATATGTGGAAAAG GAAGGTTTAAAAGTCGGCAAAGACTTGAGAGTTGAGCAGA